One Nitrospira sp. DNA window includes the following coding sequences:
- a CDS encoding Thiosulfate reductase cytochrome B subunit (membrane anchoring protein) → MTPCLQRESASIERVYRHVLPVRIGHWFNVVCLFVLIMSGLQIFNAHPALYWGDRSDRDRPILSIRAAKGDDGRIMGITTIGSYQLETTGLLGYSNNSVRAFPAWATIPSSKWLAMGRQWHLFFAWLFVINGVLFAAYALVSRHLTRDLVPTGRDLRTIGTSLKDHIRLRHPSGDEAKRYNVLQKLAYLIVLFGLAPLIILTGLTMSPTIDTAFPWLLTLFGGRQSARTIHFIACFSFVGFIVIHVSQVILTGFLNNLRSMVTGWFVVKQEGVRHEV, encoded by the coding sequence ATGACACCCTGTCTGCAGCGAGAATCGGCCTCGATCGAACGAGTCTATCGCCATGTCCTCCCGGTGCGGATCGGGCATTGGTTCAATGTCGTCTGCCTGTTCGTCCTGATCATGAGCGGGCTGCAGATTTTCAATGCGCATCCGGCGCTCTATTGGGGTGATCGGTCGGATCGAGATCGACCGATTCTCTCGATCCGTGCGGCCAAGGGGGATGACGGTCGGATCATGGGCATTACGACTATCGGCAGCTATCAGCTGGAGACGACCGGTCTGCTGGGCTACTCCAACAACTCGGTTCGTGCCTTCCCTGCTTGGGCCACGATTCCCAGTTCGAAGTGGCTGGCGATGGGACGGCAGTGGCACCTCTTCTTTGCCTGGCTCTTCGTCATCAACGGGGTCCTCTTCGCCGCCTATGCGTTGGTGAGCCGCCACCTTACGCGGGACCTTGTACCGACCGGGCGCGATCTCCGCACCATCGGCACCTCGCTCAAAGACCACATTCGCCTGCGACATCCGTCCGGTGACGAGGCGAAGCGCTACAACGTCTTGCAGAAACTCGCCTACCTGATCGTGCTCTTCGGATTGGCTCCGCTGATTATCCTGACGGGCCTCACGATGTCGCCGACCATCGATACAGCCTTTCCCTGGCTCCTAACCCTTTTCGGCGGACGACAGTCAGCGCGCACGATCCACTTTATCGCCTGTTTCTCATTTGTCGGGTTTATCGTGATCCACGTGTCACAAGTGATCCTGACGGGGTTTTTGAACAACCTGCGTTCGATGGTCACGGGCTGGTTTGTCGTCAAGCAGGAAGGAGTGCGCCATGAAGTCTAG
- a CDS encoding RNA polymerase ECF-type sigma factor, giving the protein MPTQDTISRFESIVLPHLDAAYNLARWLTRSDQDAEDMVQEAYLRAFKSFDSFYGGNARAWVLTIVRNTCFSWLAKNRARDLTISFDENPDEAESEIPAPEVLLLEREDKQVLGQALESLPAEFREILILRELEGLTYKEIAGVVGIPPGTVMSRLARARGRLKRSLVDLLDKEP; this is encoded by the coding sequence TTGCCCACACAGGATACGATCTCCAGGTTTGAATCGATCGTCTTGCCGCACTTGGACGCCGCCTATAATTTGGCGCGGTGGCTGACGCGCAGCGATCAGGACGCGGAGGATATGGTGCAGGAGGCGTACCTACGCGCATTCAAATCGTTTGATAGCTTCTACGGTGGGAACGCCCGGGCGTGGGTCCTGACCATCGTGCGAAATACTTGTTTCAGTTGGCTGGCGAAGAACCGAGCACGCGATCTGACCATCTCCTTCGACGAGAACCCCGACGAAGCGGAAAGCGAGATTCCCGCTCCCGAAGTCTTACTGCTGGAACGAGAGGACAAACAGGTACTGGGACAAGCCTTGGAATCATTGCCCGCAGAGTTCCGTGAAATCCTGATCCTGCGTGAACTGGAAGGATTGACTTACAAAGAAATCGCCGGCGTCGTCGGAATCCCCCCTGGTACCGTGATGTCCCGCCTGGCCCGCGCTCGTGGACGGTTGAAGCGATCTCTCGTCGATCTTCTGGACAAGGAACCTTGA
- a CDS encoding putative sufite oxidase — protein sequence MKSSTAMGRRQFLRGMVGTASLFALTGCDNLAQSSWFPAVLSRTEQLTDRAQRILTPHDALAKEYNEADLSRVFPANGNTDPGTEAYAAMAATDFADWKLEVVGLVRNPNSWSLVALRELPSRTQITRHDCVEGWSAIGKWTGVPLGDLMHRVQPLTKARYAVFRCADVDDEGIAYYESMAVQDLYHPQTILAYELNDRPLDISHGAPLRLRFERQLGYKQAKYVMRIELVESLAGIGGGKGGYWEDQGYEWYAGI from the coding sequence ATGAAGTCTAGCACTGCGATGGGACGGCGGCAGTTTCTGAGGGGTATGGTCGGGACGGCAAGTCTGTTCGCGTTGACCGGCTGCGACAATCTAGCCCAAAGCAGCTGGTTCCCCGCCGTCTTGAGTCGGACAGAACAACTGACCGATCGCGCCCAACGAATCCTCACACCTCATGATGCGTTGGCCAAGGAATACAACGAGGCGGACCTGTCCAGGGTCTTTCCCGCCAACGGGAATACCGATCCCGGAACCGAGGCCTATGCCGCCATGGCTGCAACCGATTTTGCCGACTGGAAGTTGGAGGTCGTCGGGCTGGTCCGAAATCCGAACAGCTGGTCGTTGGTTGCGCTGAGGGAGTTGCCGTCACGTACGCAGATCACACGCCACGATTGTGTCGAGGGTTGGAGTGCCATCGGCAAATGGACCGGCGTGCCTTTGGGTGATCTGATGCACAGGGTACAGCCTCTCACGAAGGCACGATACGCGGTGTTCCGCTGTGCAGACGTCGATGATGAAGGTATTGCCTATTACGAGAGCATGGCCGTGCAGGACCTGTATCATCCGCAAACGATCCTGGCCTATGAACTGAACGACCGGCCGTTGGATATTTCCCATGGGGCGCCGCTGCGTCTCCGCTTTGAACGCCAACTCGGGTACAAGCAGGCCAAGTATGTGATGCGCATCGAACTGGTCGAGTCGCTGGCCGGCATCGGCGGGGGCAAGGGGGGATATTGGGAAGATCAGGGGTATGAATGGTACGCGGGGATCTAA